The sequence below is a genomic window from Desulfobotulus mexicanus.
GTGGCCTTTGCAAGGCAGGCTTATAATGATTCTGTTATGACATATAATGTCAGTCGTGAACAATTTCCGGCAAATATTGTTGCATCCCAGTTCGGCTTTACCGCAGCAGCCCTCCTCGAGATAGAAGATAAGGCCATGCGTCAGGCCCCTAAGGTTTCTTTTTCCTGAATGGTCAGATAATGGGAAAGAAAGGGATTCCCGATGAATTTTTTTGAACATCAGGACCGTGCCAGAAGCAACAGCCGAAGGATGGTTTTTCTTTTCATCATTGCCGTTGTGCTTATTGTACTGGCGGTGAACCTTGCCGTAGGGATGCTTTTTTTCAGTTTTTTTGAGTTCGGTGCCCATGAAATGCAGCATATGAAGCTGAATGCCTCCATGAAGGCCCATGGCATTGTCAGTCTCATCACCCTTTTGGTTATTGGCGGTGCCAGCTGGTACCGCATGAGCAAACTGCGCAGTGGCGGGGATATGGTTGCCGTGGGCATGGGTGGTACCTGGGTGGATCCGGACAGCACGGACCCTGCTTTGCGCCGCCTTTGCAATGTGGTGGAGGAAATGTCTGTTGCCTCGGGCTTGCCGACGCCGCACATTTATGTGCTGGAAGCGGAAAAGGGTATCAATGCCTTTGCAGCTGGTTACACGCCGGAAGATGCCGCCGTTGCCGTCAGCCGGGGTGCTCTGGATCAGCTGAACAGGGATGAATTACAGGGGGTCATTGCCCATGAGTTCACCCACATTCTCAACGGAGATATGCGGATGAATATCCGCATGATGGGGATTCTCTATGGCATTCTCGCCATCAGTGTGATTGGCCGTGGGCTCCTGCATAGCGGCGGCAGGAGAAAGAGTTTTATCAGCAACAGGAAGCAGGGCGGTGGCGGTCCCATTCTGGGGCTGGGCCTTATGCTTGTGGGGTATATAGGCGTTTTTTTCGGCAGACTGATCAAGGCCAGTGTTTCAAGGCAGCGGGAGTACCTTGCGGATGCCTGTGCCGTACAGTTCACAAGAAACCCCGATGGTATCGGCGGTGCCTTGAAAAAAATAGCCGGATATTCCTCGGGCTCCCAGCTTAAGGCCGCAGACAGGGAAGAGGTCAGCCACATGCTCTTTGCCACGGGCCAGAGCTTCTGGTTTTCCATGCTGGCAACTCATCCGCCCATAGAAGAAAGGATTAAGGCCATTGATCCCCGTTTCCGGCCGGAGGATCTGGAGCGTAGGGCTTCTGCGGATACCGCAAAAAACCAGAGGTCCGGTATTCATGGTGCTTTTGCCAGTTCTTCTGATCCATGGGCTTTCCTTACCGGTAAAAATGAAAATGTGGCGGCATCGGCCTTTTCTGCGGCAGTTACTCAGGATGTGGAAACGCCGGATCCTGAGCATCTGGATCATGCGGTGCAGGTTGTGTCTGCCATTCCCGATGCTCTTTTGGATGCGGCCCGAAGCCGCAGTGAGGTGCTGGCCCTTTTCCCGGCTCTTTTTCTGGCAAGGGAGAAGGATATGCGGGCATTGCAGATGGGTAAGGTGGAAGAAATGCTTAACCTGAAGTTTGCCGAAAAGGTTGAGCTGCTTACCAAAGAAGCGGAAAAGATGCATCCGCTTTTAACTCTTCCCCTGACGGATCTGGCTTTTTCTGCCCTGCGCCAGCTGGATGCTCCCTATGGGAAACGCCTTGTGGCCCTTCTGGAAGCCATGGTTGCCATGGACGGTAAGGTTACGGTTTTTGAGTATTGCCTGGTGCGTCTTCTGAAACGGCGTCTGGCCGAGGCTCAGACTCCCAACAGGAAGCCCGAGGGGGCAAGGTGCCGGGGGGCACAATGCAGGGAAGCGCTGGTGAATATTTTTTCCGTTCTTGCCTGGCAGGGCCATGAATCTGAAACCCTGGCCCGCAGGGCCTTTCTGGCAGGTATCAGCCGTATGCTTCCCATGGATGTTCCCCTGTACGAGGTGCCTGTCAACTGGGAAAGGAATTTGGATATGGCACTGGAGGTTCTGGACGGTCTGGATTTTGTTACCAAAGGAGAGCTGGTTCAGGCCCTGCTGGTGACAGCGAGCCATGATGGCAGGTTATCACTGGAAGAGGCTGAACTTCTGCGGATGATCTGCGCCTGTCTCCATATTCCGGTTCCCCCTGTGCTGCCGGAGTTGGTGGCCTAGTTTTTACTGAAAGGAAGGCATGGCAGATTCCGTGAACAAGGAAAAAGAAAGGTCTTTTGAAGAGGAAAACCTTTACCGCCAGCTTGCCCGGCATCTGGACCGGCAGCCCGGCGGTTTTCCCGAGACCCCCCATGGGGTGGAAATTCGCATTCTGAAATTACTTTTTGCACCGGAAGAGGCGGCACTGGCCCTGCATCTGAATTTTCTGGAGGAAAGGGCGGAGGTGCTGGCTTTCCGGGCGGGGATGTCGGGTGAGAAGGCGGCAGGGATGCTCGAATCCATGGCATCAAAGGGGCTGATTTTCCGCAGTGTGAAAAAGGACGGCATTCCCCGGTATATGGCTGCCCAGTTCATTGTAGGTATCTGGGAGCTGCAGGTGGGCCGCCTTAGCCCTGAGCTTGTGGAAGCCATGGAATCCTATGTGCCCTGGCTGGTGGATGCGGGGGCCTGGCAGAAGGCACCGCAGATGCGGGTGATTCCTGTGGCGGAAAGCATTGATGCGGATCTGCGGGTCATGACCTATGAAAAGGCCTTTGCCCTGATCGAAAACAAAAAAAACTTTGTGGTGGCCCCCTGCATCTGTCGTCTGGAAATGGGGATGCAGCAGGCCGCCTGTGACAGGCCCCTTGAAACCTGCATCAATTTTGGTGAAGCCGATGATTTTTACCGCTGGACCGGAGCAGGCCGGAAGGCCAGTCGGGAAGAGGTTGAGGAAATTCTCCGTTCGGCAAGCCGTGCAGGTCTTGTGCTGCAGCCCAGCAACGACAGGGAAGTGAAATGGATCTGCTGCTGCTGTGGCTGTTGCTGCGGTCTGCTGCGTACCTTTCGGCAGCTGGGCAATCCGGGCGAGGTGGTTGCTTCTCCCTTTTATGCCCGTCTGGACGATTCCCTCTGCACGGGCTGCGGGATCTGCCTCAGGCGTTGTCCTATGGAGGCCTTTTCCAAAGAGAAAAAAACTGTTATTATTAAAAAAAAGCGTTGCATAGGCTGTGGGCTATGTGTGGATACCTGCCCGGCTTCTGCCCTTTACCTTGTGAGAAAGGATGCCCCACCTCCGGTTCCTTCCCATATTGCCTTTGCCATGCTGAAGCTGGCATGGAAGCGAAAAAAACTGGATCTTCCGGGTTTTATGAGAATGATGGGCGCTTCACTGATGGATCGATTGCGGGCAAAGCTGTTTTAAATGCTGTGTCCCGTATGGCGTCGCCCTCAGTAAGCCGATAATAAAACTGATAAGGAGATGCCATGATGGGAAAGTCTTCTGCTTTTTTATCTTTTGTTTCAGCGGTTTTTTTGTGTTTTGCAGGGCTGGCTATGGCTGGTGATCAGGAAATCAGAATAGCATCTGTTTTTGCCTTGAGTGGAACAGCCAGTGCTTCCAATCTGCATCAGGTGCAGGGAGTACGCTATGCCGTTGAGGAGCTTAACCGTAAAGGCGGGCTTTTCGGGAAAAAAATAAAACTGATAGAAATTGATAATGGAAGCAGTGCTATTCTGTCGAAGCTTGCGGCGGAAAAAGCAGTGGAGAAAAGAGTTCATGCTGTTATAGGGGCATCTTGGAGTGATCATTCCCTGTCCATGGCTCCTGTTCTGCAGAGGGCTGGAATTCCCATGATCTCGCCTAATTCTACCAATCCTGCCATTACCCGCATCGGGGATTATATTTTCAGGGTCTGTTTTACGGATATTCTGCAGGGAAATATCCTTGCGAAGTTTGCCACAGAAAATCTGGCGGCTGAAACAGCGGTTATTGTGCAGGATGTTTGTAGTATTTACAGCCTGGAGCTGGCTTCGATTTTTGCTGATGCTTTTACTGTAAGGGGGGGCAGGGTTCTTAATGTTCTGGATTATAAAAAAGATCAGAAAGATGCTGAATTTAATGAGATTCTTAAGCGGATGGGTGAAGAGACTCCGGATCTTATTTTTATTTCCGGTCACAATGAGAGCGCCCGTATGATCAAGCAGGCCCAGAACCTTGGGTTGCAGAGTTATTTTTTGGGTGGTGATGGCTGGGGCGCATGGAATTTCTGGGCTTTGGGTGGTCATGCAATAAAAAGCGGATATTTTGCTGCACACTGGTCATCGGAGATAGAATGTGGCAAAGCGCAGGAGTTCACAGACAGGTTTCAGAGGTTTTATTATGTGAATGAAAATGCTGCCCTTGCCTATGATGCAACCATGCTTCTGGCAGATGCCATTGAAAGGGCTGGCTCTTTGGATAGGAAAAAAATCAGGGATGCCCTTGCCGCCACATCGGGTTTTGAAGGCGTAACGGGAATGATTTCCATGGATGAGAACGGAGATCCCGGGAAAAAAAATGTTGTGATTATGGAAATCAGGCAGGGTAAAGCAAGACTGCATTCTGTAATGGCAGAGTAGAAGACCCTCTGGAGGGCTGTTTGAATATGACCCGCATAAGGCGACTCAGAACGAGGATTAATCTTGCTATTGCTTTAACCTTCATGGTCATTGCTGTTTTTTCCAGTATTGCCTTATGTTTTTATGAAACCCAGAGGAGGGCGGATTATGTTATGCGGATGGCTATATCCCTTGAGGATCTTTTGCATAAACATAATGAGCATTTAAGTAATGAGGTTTTTTCGGGCCTCGGCAGGTCCGCACGGGCCACGCTTTTTCAGATTTCTGAACGCCAGGATGTTTTATCCGTGTTTGCCTTTGATCTTGACGGCAGACCTTTTGCTGGAACTATCGGTTCTATGCCGCCAGCCCTTACGGCAAGGGAGACAACCTCTCTGTTAAAGGGGCCTGATTATAGTGTCAGCAAAGAAAACGGCCTGCTTAAACTTGTCTATACCAAAGTGCTGGAAGCCCATGGCCTTCAGGTTGGATTCTGCCGGATTGAATACTCTTTAGGTTCCCTTCAGCGGGAAACTAAAATAATAGTTTTTATTTTTGCAGTTGCGCTTGCATCCCTGTTTTGTGTCATGTGCGGACTCCTTAATCTGATGCTTTCACGCATGGTTATAAGACCTTTACGTACCCTGGAGGATACCATGGGTCGTATTGGTGAAAACCTGGGGGTTGATAATCCAGTTGAGGTCTTGGGTCAGCTGAACAATGCCTTTAAAGCAGGTGATCTGGAATATCTCCTGAAAAGCAGGGATGAAACAGGTTCTCTGGCAAGGGCTTTCAGGCGTATGCTTGTGCATCTGAGGCAGGCCTGTACGGATCTTTCCATTGCAGAGGAAAAATATCGGGGTATTTTTGAGAATGCGACTGAAGGTATTTTTCAGGTGACGCTGGACGGGCGCATACAGACGGTGAATCCGGCGGTGATGAATATTTTTGGTTTTTCTTCAAGGGAAGAGCTTATAAAAACAGCAGAGAGATTTGGTTCCGGCTGCTTTGCAAAACCAAAAGCCTGGGATTCTTTTCTGAGCAAGCTGAAGGCAAACGGCAGGGTCAGGGATTTTCATATAAAACTGAGAAAACGTAATGGGGATACCGTATGGGTACGGATCAATGCCCATTATCTTATCAGCAGCGATGGTCCTCTTATTGAAGGTGTTATTCAGGATATTACGGAGCGTATTGATAAAGAAAAGGTGCAGAGGGAACTGGAAATAGCTGAGGCTGCAACAAGGGCAAAAAGCGCTTTTCTGGCCAGTATGAGCCATGAAATCCGTACTCCTATGAATATTGTGCTTGGAT
It includes:
- a CDS encoding M48 family metallopeptidase translates to MNFFEHQDRARSNSRRMVFLFIIAVVLIVLAVNLAVGMLFFSFFEFGAHEMQHMKLNASMKAHGIVSLITLLVIGGASWYRMSKLRSGGDMVAVGMGGTWVDPDSTDPALRRLCNVVEEMSVASGLPTPHIYVLEAEKGINAFAAGYTPEDAAVAVSRGALDQLNRDELQGVIAHEFTHILNGDMRMNIRMMGILYGILAISVIGRGLLHSGGRRKSFISNRKQGGGGPILGLGLMLVGYIGVFFGRLIKASVSRQREYLADACAVQFTRNPDGIGGALKKIAGYSSGSQLKAADREEVSHMLFATGQSFWFSMLATHPPIEERIKAIDPRFRPEDLERRASADTAKNQRSGIHGAFASSSDPWAFLTGKNENVAASAFSAAVTQDVETPDPEHLDHAVQVVSAIPDALLDAARSRSEVLALFPALFLAREKDMRALQMGKVEEMLNLKFAEKVELLTKEAEKMHPLLTLPLTDLAFSALRQLDAPYGKRLVALLEAMVAMDGKVTVFEYCLVRLLKRRLAEAQTPNRKPEGARCRGAQCREALVNIFSVLAWQGHESETLARRAFLAGISRMLPMDVPLYEVPVNWERNLDMALEVLDGLDFVTKGELVQALLVTASHDGRLSLEEAELLRMICACLHIPVPPVLPELVA
- a CDS encoding 4Fe-4S dicluster domain-containing protein; this translates as MADSVNKEKERSFEEENLYRQLARHLDRQPGGFPETPHGVEIRILKLLFAPEEAALALHLNFLEERAEVLAFRAGMSGEKAAGMLESMASKGLIFRSVKKDGIPRYMAAQFIVGIWELQVGRLSPELVEAMESYVPWLVDAGAWQKAPQMRVIPVAESIDADLRVMTYEKAFALIENKKNFVVAPCICRLEMGMQQAACDRPLETCINFGEADDFYRWTGAGRKASREEVEEILRSASRAGLVLQPSNDREVKWICCCCGCCCGLLRTFRQLGNPGEVVASPFYARLDDSLCTGCGICLRRCPMEAFSKEKKTVIIKKKRCIGCGLCVDTCPASALYLVRKDAPPPVPSHIAFAMLKLAWKRKKLDLPGFMRMMGASLMDRLRAKLF
- a CDS encoding ABC transporter substrate-binding protein, whose protein sequence is MMGKSSAFLSFVSAVFLCFAGLAMAGDQEIRIASVFALSGTASASNLHQVQGVRYAVEELNRKGGLFGKKIKLIEIDNGSSAILSKLAAEKAVEKRVHAVIGASWSDHSLSMAPVLQRAGIPMISPNSTNPAITRIGDYIFRVCFTDILQGNILAKFATENLAAETAVIVQDVCSIYSLELASIFADAFTVRGGRVLNVLDYKKDQKDAEFNEILKRMGEETPDLIFISGHNESARMIKQAQNLGLQSYFLGGDGWGAWNFWALGGHAIKSGYFAAHWSSEIECGKAQEFTDRFQRFYYVNENAALAYDATMLLADAIERAGSLDRKKIRDALAATSGFEGVTGMISMDENGDPGKKNVVIMEIRQGKARLHSVMAE